In Cryptomeria japonica chromosome 10, Sugi_1.0, whole genome shotgun sequence, a genomic segment contains:
- the LOC131050900 gene encoding trihelix transcription factor ENAP1, whose product MASDDDEYRKANLLSRAEWHPDTVARLIDGYGEKCANIKGYLKTKDWEEIVKYVNIQCEGSKVPKTMKQCREKIDSLKRRYKLEKRRVEIRGSNHVNWSFFDKLDDIMRNLRRSGNISEGHSFEVAEALDFEGFEGDSRSDLMISNNKGKASCIENSSDVFLDDGMHTDGNNIHNNINRTSSRRVRVELQDSKGKRQAAGAPDRMSKRSCLNPNPSPHGSLSPNPVRALADALVSFSEIYSRIESAKMELFTKMNLELAKLHKKKKKNPSSSSMNCAESDKCRASQ is encoded by the coding sequence ATGGCGAGTGATGATGATGAGTATCGCAAGGCAAATTTATTGTCTCGGGCTGAATGGCATCCAGACACGGTGGCCCGCTTGATCGATGGCTACGGGGAAAAGTGCGCCAACATCAAGGGGTACCTGAAGACCAAAGACTGGGAAGAAATCGTGAAATACGTGAACATACAGTGCGAGGGTTCCAAGGTTCCCAAGACAATGAAGCAGTGCAGGGAAAAGATCGACAGCTTGAAGCGGCGTTACAAGCTGGAGAAGAGGCGGGTGGAGATCCGTGGCTCGAATCACGTGAACTGGTCCTTCTTCGATAAATTGGACGACATTATGCGCAATTTGAGGCGGAGCGGCAATATATCGGAAGGACATTCCTTTGAGGTCGCAGAGGCGCTGGATTTCGAGGGATTTGAAGGGGACAGCCGCTCAGATTTGATGATTTCCAATAATAAAGGTAAAGCATCTTGTATTGAGAATTCTTCAGATGTTTTCTTAGATGACGGAATGCACACCGACGGTAATAATATTCATAACAATATCAATAGAACGAGCAGTCGTAGGGTTCGGGTTGAACTCCAGGATAGCAAGGGTAAAAGACAGGCCGCGGGAGCACCGGATCGCATGTCTAAAAGAAGCTGTCTTAATCCAAACCCTAGTCCTCACGGTAGCCTTAGTCCCAACCCCGTCCGGGCCCTTGCAGATGCTCTGGTGAGTTTCTCTGAAATTTATTCTAGAATTGAGAGTGCCAAAATGGAGCTGTTTACAAAGATGAATTTGGAGCTTGCAAAgcttcacaagaagaagaagaaaaatccgtCTTCGTCTAGTATGAACTGTGCAGAATCCGACAAATGCAGGGCTTCCCAGTAG